CAACTGACAGAACtcatgttttgttgcttttagtTTCTGTTCGCTTTGCTGGCCATTTTCCAACCAATTGAGGACACAGAGTCAGCAGCTGTCGTGGTTTAAGGCTGGAGCAGATGGCGGTGGTGTGCAGAGGCAGGCCTTTTAGCCTTAAAGCACATTTGACAATATTCTCAGCTTCCCCGTCACCCTGGTGATCGGACTCCAGTGCAACAACGTGCAGGTCGAATTTACTCATGTTTGCATATTATtgcatatttgttttgtttttttaacaggtGCAGGACAAATAAACTGCCTTGAACTCTAATCCACAGTGTTAGCATACCTCACATGCTATATAAACACCCCACTGTAGTTCAATCTGGGAAACACTCTCTCTCAAAGAACAATTGTTGTGTTTAAAACTCTGAGATATTGTTTGATCTGAGCACATGCTGTTGGCCCCTGCGGTAAAATGACATCAGTTTCAACAAAGAATCCCCCGGACATCACGCTAATGCAAACACTGCCGTCCTCCgacccctccctccacctgaCAAAACACGCTTCCTCTTCTCATTTAGCTTGTCCAAGGAATTTCTGCAGACATCTCCCTGCAATCTAAACCATGCCGTCAGGATGAGCTCCCAATAATGTAATTAGTGTTAGAATAACAAAGAGATGGATGTGATCTATTACATGGATTAGCTTCAGGCCTCTGCAAGAGGACACAAAGTCTGTGCACACACTTAGAGCTACAGTGTTGAAATCCAACAGGTTGTTCAAGTCCtccagagggttttttttggcaATGAGTTAATGTCAGTTTGTTGAATTACAGTCAAAGCTCAGATAAAATAGAAGACCAACATCTGAAATGGAAACAAACGTAAAATTCATCACTAAAGCTCAAGACAAACTTGCCCCGGGACTGTTTTACTTACATCCTAAAGCAATCATGACACTGTTCTTCATCGTTGGTGCAAATTTAATTGCATGCAAATGGATCTACGGATTAATATTTCAAAGTGTGTGTCGCCAAAGTAGTGATCCTGCAGTTTCGGTTTCTGCATCACAAACAAAGATTCGGGGTGAAACAGGCTCCAACGTCAACTTACCCATCATGTTGAAAAGGCTGTGTGGTGCAAACTGTCTGGGCATTTTCTGAACCGCTTCCTTATAAATAGACAGGGCCTCCTGTAGGGGAAAAAGTTAGTTAAAAGTTAGACTTAGCAagtccagtttttgttttgcatcagcATAATGCAGGCCTTGTAATTGATTAGGGACTCTGAGCAAAGCGGGCTTTACTAACTGTGCAGTTTCCTGTTCGGCTCTAAATGGTTGAGCTTTTAGGCCCACAATAAAGGATAAGTGGTAAGTGGTTAAATCATTAGTGGCCATGAAGTAATTGTGAAAAGCAATACAACAAGCATTTTGGCCCTACCCTGATGATTCAGATTTAAAAAGCTCCTAAAACGATCCTAACCTCTTGCTGGCCCTGTTCGTGGAGCAGCTTTCCCAGGTTGTACAGGCAGCTGGTGACGGAGCTCTTGTGGGCGTGGGGGTCCTTCAAGTTCTCATCTGGAATGTCGGCACATGTCAGAAAGGTGCGTTTGGCCTCCTCCAGGCTGCCCTGGTTCATCAGGATGATTCCTGTGTTCAAGTAGGCCgctgtgaggaggaggggaaagtcATTAAAACGGCACAACAGGGTTCTGAcctgctgtcaatcacacatTTGAACTACACCTCTGTCATTTTCTGATGCTGTTAAAGGTTTTTTTAGGTGTTAGGGATGATGGACATGCAATAATATGGCCAAaaggaggcaggagagaggTAATCATAAgaaaagtaagtaagtaaaaaatggaaataaattaGGATAAAAAGGAGATTAGGCTGAGGACGTATTGAAGATAGAACATGCAGTGTGGAACTGCGTCCCCTCTCATAAATTGCCCTTGGTACAGTAAAAGACGGACCCTCATCTCACATGCAAGCACTCAAGTGTGAGACTGAATCTCATCATTTCACCGTCGCGCTGAAATAGCCTGAATGTGGCCCTCCAAATGACCATGTGGCGAGAGAACATCCAATTCAGCATTAAAGTTGGACCATGATGGTGATCTGGTATCGGACCCTTAGCTCACATCTAATTAATCCAAACAAAAGACTCAGCCAAAATGAGAGCATCTAATCGCTGATAACTCTTCCCCTGATCACGACGGCTCCGCTCAGCGTGTATCAGCTGCAGAATGAGACTCTCTTTTAAGTTTACTTACATGCCAGCGTCGGCCGGCTCCCAATGGCCAGTTTGTAATAATGCAGCGCTTCGGAAAAACGCTcattctcctgcagcagcaagccactgacagacagaaaagaaagcaaaaacgtgagactttttttttttttttacaacaaacaGCATAACAGAtgatttgtcttgttttttattttaaaactgcaaCAGTAAAGTGAGCTTCACCCAAAATTACAGCACGTCAAAGTGACGAGGGCACTTTGGGTAAAAGctaagaaatgaaaacagaagaaagaatgcagcagcttcagtgtcCCCTGCCCAATACACCGACGCCTAACCCCAACGCACCCGACCATCCATCATATTCAAGCAGCACCTCTGTTTTCAagaatgcaaaaacacatcGTTTGGTTTTCCCTTCTCCCTGTGTTGCTTTGCCAGCTTCCTGTCACCCGTAACTTGAGAGGGAGCAGAGAcgtggagagaaaaacagcgTGAGAGCTAGAGACACGGGTCTGCTGTGAGGTTTTGGCACCTTTGACACCTCGTGGTGCAGGACTGGTAGAGTTCTCCCACAGGCCCTGCAAACCACGACTAATCAAATCAGAGGCAGGGGGTACAAAGAGCCACAAGGGACACAAAGTTATTGCCTCTTTGTCGCACTCTTGCATCACACTTAGCTCTGCGTCGCTCTCgcttcttttcctcctgcattagatctatttttgtttcagcttctttaAGGCCTTCCTGTCTTGTCACTCTCGCTGTCATTCCGCCTTTCTTGTTCTGTCCTTTCAAGTGATGGATGGGAGGAATCAGAGCTCGTTCGTGTCAAGACTTTGCACacgggaggagagggggagccGGCGTGTTTAACACTCACAGGTTATACAGCATGTCAGCCATGTTCCCTCGGTGGTGCAGAGCGTTTCTGTACGCCTTCTCCGCCTCCGCCATCTTGCCCTGGTTCTTCAGTACGTTCCCCAAGTTTCCCCAGGCTACAGGAGACATGCGTCAGTCAAAAGTTGCACTTTCACTGTTGCTGgagttcatttaaaaacagcgtTATTGCAATCAGTAATCAGTGAGCTGAATAACAAATAATCACAGAAACTATTGTAGAGCAGTGTAAATAGTTAGAATTCTTATGTTCACTGATGTAATTCAGAATTAATTTTAAATTGAACTATTTCAAAGCAAGTCCTGCATGAAGAAGCATGAAAGTCACCGTCCTACTGTGGTTTCCTCTGTGGGCTTAACTGTGCTCCCCAAGCTGAGATGCTTCTGTTACTTTCTTGCACGCCTTCCAACTTTTCCGCAGCTTTCAAGATCGCAAGGGCTGGCTACAGCAAGCTTCAGAGACACCCAGCTTCAGGATATATATAATACGCAGGGCTGGGTAtgctgtgcatttttttttttccagccatTTAATAAAATAAGCCAAACTTCTTGAATGCATTTGTGGGTTCATTTTGTCTGCCGTACAGGAACTCGGCCTTAAGACGATACAGTGTTAAAGGATAAcgtgccccgagtactcgcattatacggatatacgcgccgctccactggggctaatttcttcaaaacgactccaaatgccaccaaagttgtctgggtgagtaaatggtcatatttaatgctagaaataaggtccaggttgtaaaaaacgaaagttatgCTTTAAAGGTGTGGAGTTTTCGTACAAAGACGCAAAACTTATGTTAACGTTCAGCGTTTCTTCACAAAACACACCGTGTGTGTACTCGAGGTCTCACAGATGTATTGAATGTATTCCCTTCCTGCGATGTTTTAAATCAATGAATGTGTATCAttcaaaaaaacccaaaaacgTTTTCCGGGTATGAAGTTGGCAACGTTACAGAAAAAAATTCAGCTTTAATGTTGTTGTGGCTACAAGTGGCGCAGGGtggtgctaaatgctaacatgtagTGTAAAAGTAgcacaaataaagacattaaatCAGCGAATTGACTCGGTAATATCAGTTGTACAGCAGTATCTTACTTTTGCTATccttagctaacattagccatcATAAGCTACTAGTCACTGCCGGATTTAATAacaagatttcttttttttaatcaatttcttATTTGAAAAGTTAGACTTGCTTTAATCAGCTCAACAGTTTCGGAGACTCAGTGCTGCGTCGACCAGCACTGAGGTTTGATACCCGTCGCTAATCACACCTGTCGGCCTCCTCTTACCTTTAGCAGGATTCACACCAATCCCGGACTTGTAGAGGTTCTCCTCGTTGCTCCAGTCCCCGTTCCTTTGAACAGTTCTGAGCCCGTTCAGCAGCACTAGTCCCATGCAGAGACATACCAGCAAGGCCTTGTAGCCTCTAGTCCTCAGTCTGACATACAGGGTTCTTGCACCAGTTGCAACCAGTAAACAAAAGCCTATACTGGGGATGTACAGTACCCTCTCTGCAATTACAAACCCGACATAAAAGAATAGGTTTGCGGCTGGGATGAAAGGCAATGACATGATGCCTAATGAAAACAGTACTAGGTTTTCTGTAGGGGGCAGGGACGTCCGTGGTGGAGGGCAGTGGTGGAGTCCAGCTGACCCATTCAGAGCGGTCTTTGGCAGCCCCTGGTCTGTGTTATGGTTTGTGTCAGGGGCGTGCCAACCATTCCCATTAGTGATTGATTTCCCATTAGTGACATAAGCTTTTCCATTGGGCTCCTTGGCTTTGCAGGTGGGGCTGCGAAGGCCGAACAAAGCCAGGAGGATAAATCCAACATAAAAGGCAACAGTGTGAAGGTTCCTCCAGTCGGCCATGGACCTGATCAAGGGCACAGCGTCCATGGACCAGTCGAAGCTGAGCTTGTCGGGGCAGAGCAGGAGCCAGGCATTGGCGGCGGGCAGGTGGAGGAACGTTAGCGTTCGGGTGAGAAAATGCGGCGAGTCAGCTGCAGGGTTGTCAGAGTTGGAGAAGTTGGGAGGCTTGTTGCCCATCCAGTAGAGGCGAGCTGACAGCAGAATCACTCCCCAGGAAGCCAGCACACCGAGACTcagcaaaacactgatgttctttttctgaaagggagcagaaaaaaaagcctcacGCTAAAGGAAAACACCTAAATCAACAGTTCAGTCAAAAGCGCTTCGTCAAAGCCACAGTGTGTTTTTGGTGCTCGGAAACAgctgaatttgttttcatttcagatggCTATTTTAATACCTGTCACCTATGCATCAGAGCTGAATTAGAGCAACAACGGCTccataaatgtgtttgtggtcTCTGTAgacaagtttttaaaaaggatgGTCCAGTCTTTCAGCATGAGCTGTTGGGGCTTGATTTATAAATCTTTGAAATGTATTATCCCACTGTTACATAGAAAGAGAAACTATGCAAAGCAAGGTCTGGAATGTTTTTGATAGCAGCCTTGGGCATAAACCGCACTCATATACAATTATACAGCTCTTTGTAAGAGGAGCGCAGTtcttaaaattaaaatgcacCGTAGCCAGAAACAACACAGCTCTGTTTAcatgaaaatagtgaaatacaACATGTTCAAACTGGCGAAAGACGCACTGGGATTTGGACATCTGTGCGGCGTAATGGGTGTCACTTTCAGTCATCAGCAATGTGACTGCTTATATCACAGAGTGATCATTTTTAATGGCATGTGTCACATTCAAACCGgcaaaaaatgcattgttttgAAATGTCAAGAACATTTTATTAAGGGTAATGGAGGAAAAATCGAAAAGTCTGAAATCAAGGGGAAAAATCAACATACTTCCACATTGATGTGAAGTAAAGGTCACTTCTAAAATGTTCCGTATATTAGTAAACCACACCCGCCTCAGCTCTGACCGAGCTGGGGTCAACTTTGAAGCAAATTTGAAGCATGAGAGGCTTTCTCTCTAAGTCTCTCCTTGTTGCCTGTCAGGGTTGCAGTGAGTGTGACTGGTAATCAGCTTAAGACTCATTGTGTTGGTATGCAGATGCTGTTTACATCTCATAAGAGCATTAATTCTGCTGCATGATCACCATTAGGTCCTCTGTCACGCAACACCTTTCAATGAAGTGTCACACGCCAGCTGGGCGCTCGCTGCGAGCTCAGCTCAGGGGTTCCTTTGCAAACTGGAAATCAAGTTAAACTCCTGAAAATGGCTGAATCGATGCATACTTGGAAGAAAATACTGAGGACTTTTGGTTGGTGattcttgaaaaaaaagaatcaaagaTGCATCAATTAGATTGAGAGGCAGGAACTATGCGATACTCCACAGAACCAAAAGGATAATTCAGCAAAGGATTATTAAGCAGGGCTTGATGCATGTGACGTCTTTCttgaaaagcactttgagctgcaattcctgtatgaaaggcGCTATACATAACAACGTTTAgcattattacaattattaaattcattgttttccattttgctttttctgaattctgtgttttccgATATAAGCTCATTTTGTCATCGTAAAAATGTCTCATCACGTGGTGGGTGgataaaatttaaataattcaaTAAGAAAAGGTTCAAAATGTAGTGAatagaaattaatttaatgtaaCACAACATTGCACATTTTTCATGAGACAGGTCATttgcaggacagcctccatatGCAGCTCAAACGGAAGTAGCTTTTTCACTCTTTCCAAAAGAATATCTGACTTCACAGACACAGCCATGAAGTCTTTAACAAACTTGCGTagttttttctgttcattcagcTTAGACAACCCTGATTCTTAtaaattgcatccacattttggCAATTTCCGCGATATTCTACAACTGATTCAGTTGTTATTAGCAAATTCTGGAATTCCGTGCGTGTTTTCTGCATTGCGGAAATAAAAAAGCCCTATTTCAGTTGCTTCACAATGGGCTGTATACGTCGATGACAGTGAGAGTTACAGTTACTAAGACGTGACATGGTTGTGGGATCACATCCTTGACCTCCTGACGAGCTTGTTCGATGACATTCGTCAGTGACAGTCGGGAGAGAAATGAGGAGGCGTAGCCGTCAGACTGATGACAGTCTTTGTCTGGCTTTCTGTCTCGGATGCTCTGATGTCGGATTTCTTCAATACCACATTTTGTTGTGATGCTTTCTGAAATCAATTACCGCTTCAATTTGATTTAGTGGTGTGTTTTTGCCAAGATTAAGCAAATCtgatttcatttctttcattaaacACTGATGGAACTGGGATGTCGTACAGGCAGGGGCTTATTGTCAGAGACAGCCCGGCGCGGCCCGGACCAATAAGTGCTTGTTATTCGTGTTCCACCAGGAGTTTTCCTCGCGGACTAAACACGACACAGCATCATGAGCGATGATCATAGAGACGCTGCTCACTTCCTATTTTCTGAGCCCATTTTTTCTTTCCGAGCACCAGAGCAATATGAACTCTGTTTGAACCGGTCCACAGAGACTCAGGGCTGGTGCTTACATACAGTGCATGCTGTTTATACTGTGCATTATTACTGTGCAGGACAGGAGAAGTTTACATAGCATAGCATCAATAACTCCAGCGTAGCCCTACTTCTGTTTTGATCTCCACAGTGAGTTTATATATACTATAGTGACTATAGTAATAATTCAGACTCTCAGTATAATCCGCTCTGAATGAATTGCACAATAGGCagataaaacctttttttttttttacaagctaCACAGAACACAAAGAACTAGCTTTCATTTGCCTCATTAATAAACTTTAGAGAGAATTATTCCCTCTCTCATGGCGAGCACGCTTGAGTAAGCTCATGTGTGCACTTTCAGGAACCGTGATGGAAAACACAAGTTATCCATAACAAACCCATGTTAGGATTAGAATAAGAGGTTTAGCATTGACTCGCCTGACCTGCTGGCTTCAGCTGATTCCTCCTGATCCGAAATGGAAAAGGCGTGTTCCCCGAAGAGTTTAGCCGAGGTAGGAAGTGTAGACACAGCTAGTTACAGAGAGTCGCTTGTCAATAGCGAGATGGAGAAGGGCCAGTTCAAGGAGTTCAACAATTTGGAGCACTCTGAGAGTAAGGAAGTGAGAGTGGGGGAAAAAATTGGATATTGATTTGGATGCTGAAAGGTGGTACACAAAGGATAAGAGAGAGTGCCTTTTACACaaaaagaggggggggggcttatTGATGGATGAGCCCATATGGGCTGTCAAGGGAGGAAACTGCCTGAGAAATCCAATTCTGCTTGGTATCAGAAGATAAGCCAATtccagcgagagagagagagacattctTGGTATTTAGGTGAATGAGCTTCATTTTACCCCTCGCTGCCTTGTCTATTTCTAAATCGTTCCTTAATTGACTCCCCGATCAATCACAAACTCACAACTCAAACAGCGAGCGTGCTCGAgcagagcctggttctgctttgCAGCGATGCGCCGCTGTGAATTCACAAACTCGGCGGCAAATAGCTGCGGTTTTTGATGCGAGCTTTGTctaatcagtgtgtttttagaaGCAACAGGTTGGTCGTCGAGGACGCCGTGAAGCGCAAGCTTCGCTGGGTTCATTTCTTGTGAGAGTGGTTACGATCCAGCCAAGTCGAGTTGAAATAGAAAATAGATCTTCAACAGTCCAACATCACCTTCAACactgtcaaaaataaatgagctCTTTAGTCTTCATTCTCTAAAATGTACATACCCGTTGAGTAACAACAGTGGCTTAATGCCTGAAGTGAAAAACAATCATCTCATGGGTATCTTAGACAAGATTCTGGACATTTCCTGAGCTTGCAGAGTCTGACTCCACGCAGGTGAAGCACAGGTGCAGCTAATCACACTGACGACGGCTCTGCCACGTTCAAGTGTGCCAGTAAACAGCACGCTCGACACCAGGACAGAGCCCATCAAGGTTACGTGTTCCACCTGTGTTTGACAAGCCAACCTGCTGCGACCGGAGAGGTTTATTCTGCACTTAAATTCCCACGGAAGGAAAATGAGAAATCGAGTAAATACGACTGCAGCTTAGTTTTTTCCTCAGAGGTCAATTAAAAACCACcttttgtcactttgtgtttcTCAGATTTCTGCAACAAAGGTGgaaatttgttgttttggacGCCTCTTGTGCCAGCTTCcatgtgaacacaacaaacaaacttcTAGGAATATAGTGAAGTGAGTCTACATCATGGCATATTAtgtgtatatgttttttttttatcagtgggaatataaaagaaatgcaaatgccCCCACGAACACCACATGCATCACCAGTGTTTCTTTCTAGTTTTCAAGACTTCGTCTAATTTCACTGTTTCCAGCTTTCCTGCTGTCCAAATGAAATTCATGGGAACTGGTTCTCGCTGTGATTGACTGGCCTTCCTGAGATCTGCGTGTATCCATGGAGGATGGCTGGCGTAATCCCCCGCCAACTgtcaaacacaacatcccgcTTGCTCCAAGCCTTTCAACCTCGAGCTCTTCCACATATCTCCTCCACTTTGGATCCTCATTTGGAAATTCAGTGTCAATCTTTGTGGCTTTCCCTTTTACTACTTTTGATTCTCTTTCAGTTTATGATCCCCTCTCCTTCCTGAATTAAacctcctctcattctctccgCCGCTCTCTTTCCGCACATAAACATACAGCATTAAACTCCGGAGCCTTCATCTTTTAACGGTGCCATTCATTATAAGCTCTCATTTTATTAATCCCAGAAGTGTGTGGTCCGCCTGTTGACACTGTAGCGTGCAGAGTGTTTAAAACATGCCTGAAGAAACAGCGGGATACGGCTGACTTCATACGTGCactgtttaaagctgctgcGAACTGACGCAAGACAGCAGGGGATCAATCTTCCGGACTTTTCTTGTTAAAGTCATGTCCAATTTAAACGGCTCATAACTCAGCTCAGTGCACTGGGCTGATCATGCATGCCTTTTTTCCCGCTACTCATTTGAGAAATTTATATTAAATTACCCTCAAATATCTATTTTTACTGAATACGCGACTGTCGATCATTACGATAAATGTACGTTTCTCAAACACATCGTCAAAATTCAACAAGTATCATGCCAAACATAATGTTTTGT
This region of Chelmon rostratus isolate fCheRos1 chromosome 22, fCheRos1.pri, whole genome shotgun sequence genomic DNA includes:
- the tmtc2a gene encoding protein O-mannosyl-transferase TMTC2, which encodes MITELVCTAVAVGLYLNTLDADFCYDDSRAIKTNQDLLPETPWTNILYDDFWGTLLTHSGSHKSFRPLCTLSFRLNYTLHGLRPWGYHLLNLALHGLVTALFTAFSRPLLGGGLWSLLAGLLFASHPVHTEAVAGVVGRADVGAALFFLLSLLCYMRHCGLRRDPHGTFQSGPVTRCWGWMLGSLWCAAASMLWKEQGVTVLAVSAVYDLFVFQRLRFRQALLLLLGKKKNISVLLSLGVLASWGVILLSARLYWMGNKPPNFSNSDNPAADSPHFLTRTLTFLHLPAANAWLLLCPDKLSFDWSMDAVPLIRSMADWRNLHTVAFYVGFILLALFGLRSPTCKAKEPNGKAYVTNGKSITNGNGWHAPDTNHNTDQGLPKTALNGSAGLHHCPPPRTSLPPTENLVLFSLGIMSLPFIPAANLFFYVGFVIAERVLYIPSIGFCLLVATGARTLYVRLRTRGYKALLVCLCMGLVLLNGLRTVQRNGDWSNEENLYKSGIGVNPAKAWGNLGNVLKNQGKMAEAEKAYRNALHHRGNMADMLYNLGLLLQENERFSEALHYYKLAIGSRPTLASAYLNTGIILMNQGSLEEAKRTFLTCADIPDENLKDPHAHKSSVTSCLYNLGKLLHEQGQQEEALSIYKEAVQKMPRQFAPHSLFNMMGEAYMRLNRLEEAGHWYRESLRTKPDHIPAHLTYGKLLSIIGQKTEAEKYYLRAIQLDPTKGNCYMHYGQFLLEQSRLGEAAEMAERAAELDSSEFDVVFSAAHMLRQASLNEAAERQYERAASLRPDYAAALMNLGAILHLNGKLPEAEANYLRALQLKPDDVITQSNLRKLWNIMERQGLRIKHGLGMPKSDL